Sequence from the Nitrospirota bacterium genome:
TGCACGCTCTGTTATGACAGGATACGCAGGGATGGCGGTCTGCCGGCATGTGTTGAAGTCTGTCCCACGGAAACGCTCAGGTTCGGTCCACGAAAAGAACTGATTGCAGTGGCACATGAAAGGATACGAAACAACCTGAAAAAATATGTGGATTACGTGTACGGAGAGCATGAGGTCGGAGGCACAAGCTGGCTTTATCTGTCTGCAGTGCCTTTTGAAGAGATAGGATTGAGACAGGATCTCGGCACCAGGCCGATACCGGATACAGGCAAAGGGTTTATGTTTATGGTGAAGGTTCTCGAAATTGTCGCTGCATGGCCGCTTGTCTTTGCAGCCTTTCATGCAATTGCACGATTACGGAAAAAGAACGCTGATACCCGGGTGTCAGCAGACGATAAAAATGCAGAAGAACATGACAGAAAAAGCTGATTCATCGTCCTGGGTCCGGAAAAAGATATTCATGGGAATGACATTCCGTGAATATCTGAAGAGCTGTGTTACCCTCACGAATGGTATTGCAGCGCTGATCCTGATCGTCTCTGTCCCGGTAATGATCTACAGGCTGGTCTACGGACTCGGCCCGTCTACCAATCTTTCTGATACCAATCCATGGGGGATATGGATCGGTATCGATGTGTTGAGCGGGATTGCACTGGCTGCCGGAGGGCTGGTCATAGGGACAGCATATTACCTTTTCGGCATGAAAGAATACCATCATTTTGTGAGGCCTGCCATTCTCACGAGCCTGCTCGGCTACCTCTTCGCAGTTCTGGGGCTTCTCTTTGACCTCGGCCGCTATTATCGCCTTCCTTATCCGATGGTCGTCTCATTCGGCCTGTCTTCGATCATGTTTCTCATCGCATGGCATTTCGCACTCTATATCATGGTGCTTTTCGTGGAGTGGAGCCCTGCATTGTGGGAATGGCTCAACATGAGAAAGGCCCGGCAGTGGTTCAGCAGAATGGCTGTGTGGGCGACTGTGTTCGGGGTCATTATTGCGGGAGGGCATCAGTCTGCGCTTGGCGCATTGTTTCTCATTGCGCCGGGCAAGCTGCATCCGCTCTGGTATTCTGAACTGCTTCCGCTTTATTTCCTGATATCGGCGATTATCGCCGGCCTTTCGATCGTTATTTTTGAGAGTGCACTGACCCGCCGAATTTTCACAGAAAAGGTTGAACATTTTGATTCAGGCCGGTTTGACAGGCTGACGATCAGCCTTGGAAAGGCCTCTTCAGCTGCGCTGTTCACCTATTTTTTCCTCAAGCTCCTCGGACTGGCACATGCGCATACCTGGCCTCTCCTGAGTACACCATATGGATTCTGGTTCCTGTTCGAAATGCTGGCATGCGTGCTTCTTCCCGCATTTCTTTTTGCCTATGGGGTCAGATACCGCAATGCGAAAGTCACGAGATGGACAGCCCTTCTTGCGATTACCGGCATTGTCCTCAACCGGGTCAATACCTCGATCATCGCCTTTAACTGGAATGCGCCGGAACGGTATTACCCCCTCTGGTCTGAAGTGGTCATCACGGTCGGCATCATTACCATGGCGGTCATTGCGTTCCGCTGGATTGTCAATCGCATGGCAATCCTGCATGAGCATCCGGACTATGAATCATCACACTGACCGCATCCCATCTGTATTGAGGAAGAAGATTATGAATATACAAGTTAGTGACTGCGAGGAAACGGGTGAGAATACTGGTTCTTGGCATAGGTAACCCTCTCAGGTCTGATGACGGCGCAGGGCTGCACGTGATTGAGGCGCTCAGAAAGGAACGTCTGCGCGGAGATATTGATCTGCAGGAAGCGCTAACAGGACTTGATATCCTGGATGCAATTAAGGGATACGACAGGATTATTCTGGTCGATGCGATTCAGTGCGGGGGCGCCCCTGGCACTGTGTATCAGTTGTCTCCCCAGGATTTTAGAGACAGGCAGACCGCACACTCCTTTTCAGCACATCTCAATATGGACTTCTCTGAAATGCTTGAGCTGGGGAAAAGGGTCTTCCCCGGCATGATCGCGGAGGATATACGTATCATCGCCATTGAAGCAGAAGACATTACCACGATTTCCGACATGTGCACTCCCGCGGTCGAAAAGGCGATACCCCTTGCGGTTGACCTCATTAAAGGACTTGTGTAATCAATTCCCACAGCCGGGGGTATTCGTCCTTTACAGGCATAGCATCCTGTTTCAGCAGCCGCAGGCCTTCCGGAATATATTTAAGGAAATAGTTTTTCCCCTTCACCGCTGACAAGAAACCATATGCGCCGAGCGCCTGCATATGACGCTGGAGCCGGCAGGAGAGGAGGCTTTCCCTGAATTCGCTTTCTGACAACTCACGCGTAGCTTCATCCTGAGAAATTACTCTGAGATATCCAGCGGTCCCCCGTGAGTCGTTTTCTCCATCCGGAGAAGAGGAGTAACCCTTCTGAATATAATAATCCAGCAGGGATTCTCGCACAACTTCATCAAGACGGTAATAAGGGTCCCAAAGAAGAGAAACGACATCATAGGCCGGAGGCCCGACCCTTGCCCCCTGATAATCCAGGAGTCCCGGGACATCTCCCGGAGTAATCATGATATTCTGTGACTGAAAATCCCTGTGGATCACAGTCTTTGGAAATGAATCTGTGATTAATGCAAGTCTGTGGAGTTCTTCATTCAACGCGGAAAGATTCCGGAGTCTGATATTCCTGATTCCTGCAACATACCGTTCAAGGAAATAGGTTGTTTCCCATCTCAGGTGCCCGTAGTCAAAAACCCTTTCCAGAAGTGGAGGGCATTCTGCGACATGCCCGGTGACTGATGTATGGAGCAGGACAAGGATATCGATTGCCTTCCTGTACACGGTGTCTATTTTCTCCCTGCTTCGGGGACACCGCAGCCAGCTGTAGAGGGAAAGGTCACCGAGGTCTTCGAAGGTAGCGCTTTTGCCGTCAGCATGTTCCCTGATCAATGCCGGCACCGGCACAGAGTATTTCCGGAAAAAGCGGGTATATTCAATGTGCCGAAGGAAGTCGGG
This genomic interval carries:
- the nrfD gene encoding NrfD/PsrC family molybdoenzyme membrane anchor subunit, yielding MQKNMTEKADSSSWVRKKIFMGMTFREYLKSCVTLTNGIAALILIVSVPVMIYRLVYGLGPSTNLSDTNPWGIWIGIDVLSGIALAAGGLVIGTAYYLFGMKEYHHFVRPAILTSLLGYLFAVLGLLFDLGRYYRLPYPMVVSFGLSSIMFLIAWHFALYIMVLFVEWSPALWEWLNMRKARQWFSRMAVWATVFGVIIAGGHQSALGALFLIAPGKLHPLWYSELLPLYFLISAIIAGLSIVIFESALTRRIFTEKVEHFDSGRFDRLTISLGKASSAALFTYFFLKLLGLAHAHTWPLLSTPYGFWFLFEMLACVLLPAFLFAYGVRYRNAKVTRWTALLAITGIVLNRVNTSIIAFNWNAPERYYPLWSEVVITVGIITMAVIAFRWIVNRMAILHEHPDYESSH
- a CDS encoding hydrogenase maturation protease, whose protein sequence is MRILVLGIGNPLRSDDGAGLHVIEALRKERLRGDIDLQEALTGLDILDAIKGYDRIILVDAIQCGGAPGTVYQLSPQDFRDRQTAHSFSAHLNMDFSEMLELGKRVFPGMIAEDIRIIAIEAEDITTISDMCTPAVEKAIPLAVDLIKGLV